CTATCTTTTTTTTCATTATCTTAAGTTCAAGCGTTAAAGCCTGACCGCTTGCTCCTGCATTAACAGTGGACCCGATAAGAAATTCGGGAGACCCGGCCAGCTCAACACCCGCCATATCTTTGCCATTGTTAAGGCAATTGATTGTGCGTATCAGCTCAATCAAATCCAGATCATAAACAGCTTTTGCTTCATGATGATCACCAAAACGTGTTTCTTCACCAGTTACAGCCATAACGTTGGAAATCCCTGAAGCACCTGCCGCAAGAAGATCAGCTTGTATTGCAAGTCTGTTTCGGTCTCTGCAATTTACCTGAAAAATGGTTTCCAACCCTTTTCCTTTCAGTAATAATGCACCTCCAAGAGAACTCATACGCATCACGGCATTGCTCATTTCTGGTACTACAAAAGCATCAACAATTCCTTTAACTCTTTTAGCGTTTGCCAGCATCGAAGAGACATCAATTCCCTTGGGTGGTTCAAGTTCGGCCAAAATTACAAAATTCCCCTTTTCCAGCTTGCTTTTAAGACTCATAGAATTCCTCCTGGATCAGACTGTTCAAAGAATAGAAAATATTAAAACCAATATCAGCCATATGGCAAATATCTATACTGGCCGGTTTGCAAAAGATCGAATATAGATTTAACGCTTATCCCCCTGATTCTCGATCACCATACTCGCCCACGGGAAGCGACACTGTAAAAATACTTCCTTTGTCCAAAACGCTTTTAACGCAAATCGATCCGCCAAGATCGGTCAAAAGACCTTTTACTATAGGAAGCCCTAAGCCGGTTCCTGTTATAAATCTTGTTTTTTCATTTTTTATCCTGAAGAATTTATCAAAAATTTTATCAATATACGTTGGATCGATACCAAAACCATTATCTTTTATTTCTATTACAAGATTTTTTCCATCAAAACAGGCATCAACTTTTATTTCCCCTCCTTCCTGAGTATAATTTATGGCATTTGTAATAAGATTGCCAAAAATGCTTTCAAGAGCCAGCGGGTCTGATTTGATGGAAGGCAGGTCACTTTCAGGCAAACATAGCTCAAGCGACTGTTGTTTAGTTTTAGCTCTGGTACCAAGAAAATCCAATATACTCTTAAGCAGTGTTTTTATACACACCGGGTTAAGTTCTTTACTTACCATACCTGCTTCAATACGCGAAAGGTCGAGAAGATCACCTATAAGAGAAATAAGGCCGCTTGTTTTTTCCTTGGCGCGGGACAAAAGCTGTCTTTCATCATCAGATTCACCGCCTGCCATATCATTTAAGACAGAAGCTAACTGCTCATGTATAGTCGAAAGAGGAGATCTTAATTCATGGGATACTTTTGCAACAAATTCGGATTTGAGTCTGTCTAATACTTTCAATGCCGTAATATCTTCTACCGATATAACTGCTCCCAGACATTCATTTTCGTCCCCTAAAACGGGTCTTAACCTTGCCATTAGAAATTTGTCGTCACTTGTTGAAAACTCATATGGCAAAATGCTTCCCATATCACCATAACAGCCTTGTGAAATTTTCATAACCAGCGAACAAAAACCCTCGTCTTTAACATAATGTTCTATATGCTCGTCAGTAGAATTATCAACCGGGTCTATATCCAAATGCCTTAAAAAAGCCGGGTTCATAAGCGCAACCTGCCCACTTGAATTGGTTACTACAATTCCGTTTGGAAGAGATTCAATTATGGTTCTTATGCGGCTTTTTTCCGTTCCCAGATCAGCTAAAGTTCTTTTTCTTTCAAGCTCAAGAATTTCGGCTTCAAAAGTCAATCTGATCTTTTCTAAAGCCCGGTTTACTATTATTCTTAAATGCTCCGGCTCAAACGGTTTCGCGATAAAATCATATGCGCCATGCTTCATAGCTTCTATAGCAGTTTCAACAGTAGCATAGCCGGTAATTACTATCACAAGAATGTCAGGATTCTTTTCCTTGATTCTTACCAAAACCTGCATTCCGTCAAGTCCGGGCATTTTTAAATCCAGAAGAACTATAGAAACCTTTTGTTTATCCAGGATATCAAGCGCTTTATCTCCCCTTTCAGCTGTAATAACCTTTAAACCCATCCGGACAAGGATTCTTTCAGCTCCAGTTCTTATGCCTTCTTCATCATCAACAACAAGAACATGTGTTGTGTCTTGGGTGATTTTCAATTTTCGCATTCTCCCTTGTCAGGATTTACTGCCGGAAGCTCGATTATAATAGTAGTTCCTTTATCAACAACACTCTTTGCAATAATTTTTCCATGGTGGTTTTCCAAAATACTGTAAGCAAGGCTTAATCCCAGACCGGTACCTTTGCCTTCTTCTTTGGTTGTAAAGAAAGGTTCAAATATATGAGCCAGAATATTTTCAGGTATCCCATGCCCTGTATCCGATATTTCTATAACAACAACATCTTTTTCCGGAGGCTTATAGCTCTTTATTTTTAGCTTGCCGTTTCCTTCCATTGCATCTGCGGCATTTAATATTATGTTCATAAAAACATGATTGAGCTGTTGTATATCCCCATATATTTCAGGAAGAGATGGAGAAAGATTTTTTTCAATTTCAATATTATGAAAAAGCGTTTGATTCTCCAGCAAAAACAATGTACGCGAAATAGCCGTGTTTACGTCATGCGAACGCATTTCATGACGGGTCTGACGGGCAAATTCAAGCAGTTCTTTAACCGTATCCCGGCATCTTTGTGCTTCTTTGAATATACGCGTAATGTCACTTTTAGCTCCTTCTTCCAAAGTGTATTCTTCCAAAACAAGCTGTGAAAAAAGAGTAATGCTGCTTAAAGGGTTATTTAACTGATGAGCCACACCTGCCGCCAGTTTTCCGAGAGATGCCATTTTTTCCGACTGAAGAATTTGTATCTGAGCTTTTTCCAGTTCTTTTCTCATCTTTATTGTATCACGCATATCGTGAAAAAACCCTATTGTGGCAACTTCGCGATCATCCTCATAAATTATGGAGGCATTCAGACTTATGGGAATTCTGTCTCCGTTTTTCCCAACCACTTCGGTTTTATGGGATTTCAGCTTTCCCTTGCCTCCAAAATCATCGCTTCGAAGCTTTTGCATTACATCTCTTGCCCCATCACCGGGATATACGTCGCGTATATTGAGATTTTCCAGAGCATCTTTAACATTAAAACCGCCTATCTTGGCAGCGGCGTCATTAAATATAAGAATTTTACCTTTCATATCCGCAGCAATAACGCCATCTACAGAACTAAGTATTAAATTCCGCAAAAAAGCATTTGATCTTTTAAGTTTTTCTTCAAGCCCTTCAAGAGCCGGAAAATCAAAATCCACAATAACAAGGGCATCGATTTCTTTTTCCGAGAGTATAGGATAGGAATACAGGCAAAACATTTTATCCTGTTCTATCAAAGCTTTCTGATCTATCATGGCCGGGCTTTTTGTATTCTTTACAATTACAGCCGGGCAATTATCACAGTGTGAATCCAGGCCGTGAAAAGCCTCATAACAATGCTTACCCATAAGGCCATGTTTTAATGTTTTCAGTGAGTCGCTGTTTATCGCAAGAATTTTAAAGTCCGGGGAAATAACAAGAATTTTTCGTTTAACTGCATTTATAGCTTTCAAAAGATATTCATTTTCTCTTTCAGATAGCATTTTTTTAGTTCCCTTATAATTAAACGAAAACTATAAATAGAATACAAAGCTGCTAACACATAAAATTCATTGTTAAATTTATTAACAAATTATAGAGTAAAGGAAGTTTATTATTGATGTTTTAAGAAAGCGTATTCACAAGTTTAGTGAAATTTGTTATTATTTAATTCCATGAGTGAAAAAAAAGCAAATAAAAGTTTATTTTTTTTGTATTTTTGTCGAAAAGCATATTCAAAATAGAAATAAGCAAAAAAAGTTTCATAGAGTTTATTAATTCCTTGACACCTAACTTTTTATTTGACAAAAAAGTTCTTTCTATATCTGTATATATATAGATGGGTTTTTACGGAGCCCATCATAAGACCGGGGATAGAAAGGCTGGGCCTGAAGAAAGAATACAAGTGCTTGGATTTACTCCGAGCGTTGAAATAAGTTAAGCTTTTCCGCTTTTGGAAATAGTCGGTTTTTGACATTTTGCAAAAGCATCTTAAATTTTAAATTAAGTGGACTTTAAAAAAGTCTTGTTGGGACGGCAAAGCAAAATAATAGCATTAATATATATTTGCAAAGCCGCTATAATAATATGTATTTTGCATTGATTCCGCTAAGTTCAAGATTATTATGATAACGGAATATCCAGATGGTTTATTTTAAGGAGAAATAATGGGGGCTGTTAAAGGAAACAAAAGCGGGTCGGTAATGATTGTCGGTGCAGGTATTACAGGTATGCAGTCTGCGCTTGATCTTGCCGAGTCCGGTTATTACGTTTATCTTGTGGAAAAATCCGCTGCCATCGGCGGGCTAATGTCGCAGCTTGACAAGACCTTTCCGACAAATGACTGTGCGATGTGAGTAATCTCACCTAAACTGGTCGAGGTCGGCCGGCATCTTAACATCGAGCTTTTAACAAATACGGAACTTCTGGGACTTGAAGGAGATCCTGGTAATTTTAAAGCAAAAATAAAACAAAATCCACGTTATATAGACCTTTCCAAATGTACGAGCTGCGGAGATTGTTCCAAAGTCTGTCCAGTTACACTACCTAATGAATATGATGAAAGCCTTTCTGTAAGAAAAGCCATTTATAAGCAATACGCACAGGCTATCCCCGGAGCATACTCCATACAGAAAACCGATAAGGCCCCGTGCAGGCTTGCATGTCCGGCTGGTCTTAATGTTCAGGGTTATGTTCAGATGGTAGGCCAGAGCAAATATAAAGAGGCCCTTCAGATCATTATGGAGGATCTGCCTTTGCCCGGAGTTCTTGGAAGAATATGCCCTCATGGTTGCGAAGACGCCTGTCGCAGGTGTGATGTGGATCATCCTGTTGCAATACGCAACCTCAAACGACTTGCCGCGGATAAATTTGATCCAAGAAATGTTGAGATCAAAATGCTTCCCAAAAGGGAAGATAAGGTTGCTATTATTGGATCAGGTCCGGCAGGTCTTTCCGCCGCATACCAACTTGCGCGAAACGGAGTGCTTTCTACCATCTTTGAAGCTCTTCCCAAGGCTGGTGGCATGTTAAGGGTTGGCATACCTGAACACAGACTTCCAAGAGACGTTCTTGATAATGAAATAGAAGTAATAACAAACCTTGGGGTTGAAATTAAAACAAATACCCCGCTTGGCTCTGATCTTACCATAGATGACCTTTTTGCCAAAGGTTATAAATCCGTATATATAGCAATCGGTGCACACAAGGGTTTTGATCTTGGTGTTCCAGGAGAAAAAGCCAAAGGAGTCCGTCAGGGTGTTGATTTCTTAAGAGAAGTAAACCTTACGGGAAAGGCACAAGTCGGTAAAAATGTTGCGATAATCGGCGGCGGTAATGTTGCCATAGATGTTGCAAGATGCGCCGTAAGGCTTGGAGCCGAAAAGGTCAATATAATTTACAGAAGAACCCGCAGTGAAATGCCTGCATGGGAAGAAGAAATTCATGCCGCTGAAACCGAAGGAACCGAAATAACATATCTTGCAGCACCTCAGGAAATATTGACTGCAGATGGCAATGTTATAGGTCTGCGATGTATTCGTATGGAGCTTGGAGAACCGGATTCATCAGGAAGAAGAAGACCTGTTCCTGTTCCCGGAAGTGAATATGACATTGAGATAGATCAACTTATACCTGCGATAGGCCAGAAGCCGGATTTGTCCGCACTTGAAAATGTGACCGGTTTAGACTTTTCTAAATGGGGAACAGTTGAGACTGATTCCGTGACTTATGCTACCGGCCGGGCAGGTGTTTTTGCAGGTGGTGATGTTCAAACAGGTCCTTGGGTTGCCATAGGGGCAATTGCAGCCGGAAAAGAAGCAGCCGATTCTATAATGAGGTATCTGGACGGAAAAGACATGGCCGAAGGCCGTGAGGCTGTGACAAATGAAAATCCTGTTTACAGACCTGTGCCTAAAGGCGAGCCCATTAAATCGAGAGCTGTAATGCCTGAACTTTCTGCTGAAAAACGGGCAGGTAATTTTAAGGAAGTCGAACTTGGCTATAATGAAGAAGACGGAGCCGCTGAAGCAGGAAGATGTCTTAACTGCGGTTATTGCTGCGAGTGTAATCAGTGTGTTGACGCCTGTCTTGCAGGTGCTGTTGATCACAGCCAGAAAGTTGAAGAAAAACAAATTGATGTTGGTTCCGTAATACTATGTCCCGGAGCCGATACTTACGATCCTTCATCTCTTGACGAATTCTATCATTATAAGACCAATCCTAATGTACTAACCAGTCTTGAATTTGAAAGATTACTTAGCGCATCAGGCCCCACAATGGGGCATTTACTCAAACCGTCCGATAAGAAAGAACCTCAAAAAATTGCATGGCTTCAATGTATAGGTTCAAGAGATAACAACAAATGTGGAAACGGTTACTGCTCGTCTGTATGCTGCATGTATGCCATAAAAGATGCGATGGTTTCAAAAGAACATGCCAATGGCGATCTGGATTGCGCAATATTTAATATTGATATCAGAACTTTTGGCAAAGATTACGAAAAATATTATGACCGTGCTAAAGACGAACAAGGTGTAAGATTTATTAATGCCCGTATTCACACGATTGATGAAGTTGGAGAAGAAAAAGCTTTAAAGCTTCGTTATGCTGATGATTCTGGCCAGATTCAGGAAGAAATATTTGACATGGTTGTTCTTTCGGTTGGTCTTCAGGTGTCTGAATCTACAGTGGAGCTTGCAAAAAAACTTGATGTGGATATTAACAAAAATAATTTTGCCGTCACAAAACCTTTTGAGCCGGTCATGACATCAAGGCCCGGGGTTTATGCCTGCGGAATATTTCAGGGACCTAAGGATATCCCTCATTCGGTTATGGAAGCAAGTGCTGCGGCATGTGGTGCCGGGATTAGCCTTACATCTTCGCGGGGTACTTTAGTAAAAGACAAGATTTTCCCGGAAGAAATAGCATTAGCGGATCAACAACCGCGTGTAGGTGTTTTTGTATGCAATTGCGGAATCAACATCGGCGGAGTTGCAGATGTTCCTGCAATCGTCGAATATGCAAAATCATTACCTGGAGTGGCGCATGTTGAGGATAACCTTTTTTCATGCAGCAATGACACCCAGGACAAAATAGTAGAAGTTATCAAGAAAAATAACTTAAACCGGATTGTGGTTGCAGCATGTACTCCAAAAACACATGAACCATTGTTTCAGGAAACTATTCGCAACGCAGGGCTTAACCCTTATTTGTTTGAAATGGCCAATATCAGAAACCAGTGTACATGGGTTCATTCGAATGAAAAGGAAAAAGCTACTCAAAAAGCCAAAGACTTATTAAAAATGGCGGTTTCCAAGGCCGCACTCTTGGAATCTATACCTGATATATTGGTAGATGTTGAAAAATCAGGCTTGGTAATAGGCGGTGGTGTTGCCGGAATGACTGCAGCTTTATGTTTGGCCGATCAGGGTTTTTCTACAACTCTGGTTGAAAAATCAAACGTTTTAGGAGGTTCTGCACAAAATCTAACAAAAACATGGGATGGCCAGGATGTCAGGACATTTCTTTCCGAAAAAATACAAAAAGTGGAAAATCATCCGAACATCAATCTGTTGCTTGATGCAGAAGTAAAAGATGCTTCCGGCTTTGTCGGTAATTTTGAAACGAACGTAGTGGCGAATAACACGCAACATACAATTAAGCATGGTATCACTATTATTGCAACAGGCGGAAAAGCGGCGGTTACAGATGAATACCTTTACGGGGAGCATCCATCCGTTACTACCTGGCATGACCTCGAACATCAGCCTGAAAAATTGAAAGATGCAAATAGCATAGTATTTATTCAATGTGTCGGATCACGTGATGAAAACAGACCTTATTGTTCTATGATCTGTTGTACTTCAGCTATTTCTCAGGCTGTTTCTATAAAGGAAGAAGATCCTGATAAGGATGTATTTGTCCTGTATAGAGATATAAGAACATATGGAGAAAAAGAAGAATTATATAAAAAGGCCAGAGAGAAAGGTATAATTTTTATTCGCTATAAATTAGACAAAAAACCTTTGGTTAAAGCGGCTGGCAAAGGTTTGGAAGTTACTGTATTTGACCCTGTCCTGCAAAGAAGCGTTCAGATACAGGCGGATTTAGTCAATCTCTCGACAGCTATTGAACCTATGGAAAATGATGCTTTGGCGTCCGTTTACAAATTGCCGCTTAATGCCGAGAAATTTTTCATGGAAGCACACGCAAAATTGAGGCCGGTTGATTTTGCGACAGAAGGTCTTTTTATCTGCGGATTAGCTCACTATCCCAAACCACTGGATGAATCCATTTCTCAGGCATATGCCGCAGCCGGTCGGGCTGTTACCATTCTTTCAAGGAATACAATCACAATTTCTCCTCTGGTATCTCAGGTTGATGCCGAAAAGTGTATCGGATGCGGTCTTTGCGCTGAAATTTGTCCCTTTGGAGGAATTGTAATGGAAGACCCTGAAGGTAAAGGACAAAAGGCAAAAAATATACCTGCATCGTGCAAAGGATGTGGTTTGTGTTCGGCAAGCTGTCCGCAAAAAGCTATTGACATGTTGCATTTCAGAGACAAGCAAATAATGGCTGCGGTAAATGCTGCCGTATAATAACGTTATACAATTTCTATGGTGATAATTATGACAGATTTTGAACCTAAAATAGTTGCTTTTCTATGCAACTGGTGTGCTTATGCCGGAGCTGATCTGGCAGGGGTGTCACGAATACAACACCCTTCCAACTTAAGAACGGTACGTGTAATGTGTTCCGGGCGTGTAGATCCGCTATTTATTGTTCAGGCATTAAAAAAAGGGTCTGACGGTATTTTGGTGGCCGGCTGACATTTCGGCGACTGCCATTACCTGGAAGGTAATATTCAAGCTGAAAAAAAGATTATTATGACCCAAAAACTTCTAAAGCTTTCCGGCATCGGGGAAAACAGGTTGCATCTGGCCTGGCTGTCCTCTGCTGAAGCTCAGAGATTTGTTGATATATCCACAGCAGCTATAAATAGCATTAAGGAACAGGGTAAATTTGAACCGGCTATGTATGAACTTGAGCTGGGTGCTGTGGAAGAAACTTTAAAATCCGAAACAATACGCTGGATGGTCGGCAAAGAAGTTAAATTGCTCACCAAGGGCGATGTTTACGGCCGAAAATGGGAAAGAGAAAAATTTGAATCTGTTCTGGATTCCGTTCTGGATAGAGAATACAAAATTCGTCTGATTCATCAGGCGATAGCTGCCGGGTTTACATCTGTCAGAGGGATAAGCAGCAGAATCGGGATGGAGATGAAAGAAATTTCCTATCTTCTGGCAGACATGGAAAAAAGCAGCATGGTCGAATTTAAAGGCCATGAGGGCAGCATTCCGGTTTTCGGAGCATTATAATTCAAAGTATTATAATAAGGAGATAACGTGGCAACGGATAAAGGTAAAATCAGCGGGTCTGTTATGGTGGTTGGCGCCGGTATTGCTGGCATGCAGGCATCGCTGGATCTGGCAAATTCAGATTACTATGTGCATCTTGTAGATAAGTTGCCGACAGTCGGCGGCATGATGGCCCGGCTGGATAAGACATTCCCGACCAATGACTGTGCGATGTGAGTTATCTCACCTAAACTGGTCGAGGTCGGCCGGCATCTTAATGTTAATAAAATTACAAACAGCGAAATAAAAACGGTTGAAGGTGAACCGGGTAATTTTACAGTTACTCTTGTTAATCATCCCCGATATATTGATCCTGTTAAATGTACGGGCTGCGGAGAATGCGCCCGTCATTGTCCTGTCACAGCAGTCAACCGCTACAACAAGGGGCTTGATGAACGCAGAGCAACCTATATTGAATATCCCCAGGCAGTTCCGCTTGCATTTGGCATCGACACTGAAACTTGTATCGGCTGCGGCCTGTGTGAAAACATGTGCGTTGCAAAAGCTATCTGCTACGACGATGTTGAGCGTGAATCCACACTAACTGTTGGATCAATAATTCTTGCATCCGGTAGCCAGGGATATGACCCTTCCAAACTGGATTTTTTAGGTTACGGTAAGTATCCCAATGTAGTTACCAGTGAAGAATTCGAGCGTATCTTGAGTGCATCAGGACCTTATCGTGGACATCTTTGCCGTCCGCTTGACCGTGAAGAACCGAAAAAAATCGCATGGCTGCAGTGTGTCGGCTCCCGTGATACCAATAAATGCGGAAACGGTTACTGCTCGTCCGTATGCTGCATGTATGCGATCAAGGAAGCCATGATAGCAAAAGAACATGTGCATGGCGAACTTGACTGTGTAGTATTCAATATGGATATCCGTTCTTTCGGCAAGGATTATGAAAAATACTACCTAAGGGCCAAAGACAAAGATGGCGTAAGATTTGTTAAAGCAAGGATTCATACGATTACGGAAATTCCCGAAACAGGCGATCTTTCTGTACGATTCGTAAATGAAGCGGGAGAAATTCTTGAAGAAATATTCAACATGGTGGTTCTGTCCGTTGGCCTCCAGATTCCCGAAACATCAAAAGTACTGGCAAAACAACTGGGGATTGAGCTGAATAAATACAATTTTGTTACCACAGATCCATTTACACCGGTTATTACTTCACGTCCCGGTGTTTATACCTGTGGTGTATTTCAGGGCCCAAAGGATATTCCAAGTTCCGTTACTGAAGCAAGCGCAGCTGCCTGTATGGCAGGTGGTGATCTTGTGGAGGCCCGTGGCACTGAAACTAAAGCTATTGAAATCCCTGATCAACAGGATGTAGCTGAACAAACCCCTAGAATCGGAGTATTTGTCTGCAACTGCGGTATCAATATCGGCGGAGTTGTCAATGTTCCTAAAGTTACCGAATATGCAGGAACTCTTCCTTATGTGGTTTTCACAGATCACAACCTTTTCACCTGCTCTCAGGATACTCAGGATAAGATCAAGGAAAAGATCATTGAGCATAAGCTTAACCGGGTGGTCGTAGCATCATGCAGTCCAAAAACTCATGAACAGATGTTTATGGAAACCTTAGAGGCATGTGGCCTGAATCGTTATCTGTTTGAAATGGCAAATATACGAAACCATAATTCATGGATACATTCCAAGAGTCCTGAACTTGCTACACAGAAAGCAAAAGATCTGGTCAGGATGGCAATCGCCAGGTCTGCTACTTTGAAGCAATTGAACGAAAAAGTCATTTCAGTCAATAAGCAGGCTCTTGTTATCGGTGGTGGTATTTCCGGAATGAATGCCGCGCTTGGTCTTGGGAAGCAAGGATTCAAGGTGTTTTTGCTGGAAAAAGAATCTGAGCTGGGCGGCTTTTCCCTCAAACTTCACCATACTATTGAAGGAAAAGATGTTAAAACATATATAAAAGAACTTATAGAACAGGTTCAGCAAAATCCAAATATTGAAGTTATTACTAAAGCGCGTGTAACCGATTTTGCAGGATATAAGGGAAATTTCACAACTGAAGTAGCTGTCGGAGAAGAAAAGCAAAAGCTTGAACACGGCATTATTATTGTTGCAACCGGCGCCAAAGAATATATCCCAATTGAATATTCATATAATGAAGATCCACGTGTAGTAACACAGGTTCAGCTTGGAGATATCCTGGAAGATAAAGGAGCCGCAGAACTTGATTCTGTTGTAATGATCCAATGCGTTGGTTCCAGAAACAAAGAAAATGAAAACTGTTCCAGAATTTGCTGTCAGAATGCAGTTAAAAACTCCTTGGCGATAAAAAAATTGAATCCCGAAACCAATGTTTATGTGCTTTACAGGGATATCCGCACATATGGACTTTTAGAAGAATATTATACTGAAGCAAGAAATCTGGGAGTTATCTTCATCAGGTTTGATGAGGATCATCCTCCTCAGGTGGAACCTTCTTCCGAAGGAATGATTGTAAAAGTAAAAGACCATATTCTTCAAAAAGATCTTGAAATACGTGCTGACCTTTTGGCGCTAAGCGCTGGAATGGTTGCAGAAGACACAACCGAGCTTTGCGGAATAATGAAGTTTAACCGCAATCCGGAAGGATTTTTTATTGAAGCGCATGTTAAGCTGAGACCTGTTGATATGCCGGGTGAAGGAATTTTCCTGTGCGGTACTGCTCACGGGCCAAAACTGATAACCGAAGCAATTGCTCAGGCCCAGGCTGCTGCATCCCGCGCAACAACATTTCTTTCCAAGTCTCATATTAAACTGTCGGCAATTACAGCACAGGTGGATACGGAACATTGCGTGAAATGCCTTACCTGTGTCCGGTCTTGTCCGTTTGAAGTACCGGTCTTTAATACTGAAAAACAGGTTATTGAAATAGATGACGCCATCTGCCATGGTTGCGGTGTGTGCGCAAGCGTATGCCCAAGGCAGACCATTCAGCTTAATTTTTATGAAGATGATCAAATTACTAGCAAAATTGATGCCTTGCTGGCAGGGGGAATGTAATGTCTGACTTTGAACCAACTATTATTGCGTTTTGTTGCGAGTACTGAGGATATTCTGCTGCGGACCTGGCAGGTTCGATGCGGCTGGATTATCCTGTAAATATTAAAATCATACGGGTTCCCTGTACCGGAAAAGTGGATGTCATGCACTTGATGAGATCTATACAGATGGGCGCTGACGGCGCTTATGCTGTCGGCTGTCTGGAAGGGGCATGCCATTATAAACAGGGAAATTTACGTGCCAGGGAACGGGTTATGCACGTACAGAAACTTTTGGAAGAGGTTGGACTTGAAGGGGACAGAGTAAGGATGTATAATCTTTCTTCAGGCGAGGGACCTACCTTTGCAGCATATGCAAAAGAGATGACTGAACATATAAAGAAGCTTGGGCCTAACCCATTAAAAAAATGGTCAACAGCCAAAAATAAGGAGTAAACTATGGCGGAAGAAGCAATCAAACTTGGCGGTAAAAAGAAAAGTATGTTTATAGACAAAGTCAAGGAAATTCTCCCTAAAGGGGGTAATCTTAATCTTTGTCTTACCTGTGGAGCATGTTCATCAGGATGTCCTGCGACAGGGCTTGAGGGCATGGATCCAAGGAAATTTTTGCGCATGGCGGCACTTGGCATGGATGAAGAGTTATTAAAGAGCGATTGGGCATGGATGTGTACTATGTGCATGCGTTGTATTTATGTATGTCCAATGGAAATTAATATCCCACAGCTTGTTTTCAAT
This genomic interval from Pseudomonadota bacterium contains the following:
- a CDS encoding hydrogenase iron-sulfur subunit; this translates as MTDFEPKIVAFLCNWCAYAGADLAGVSRIQHPSNLRTVRVMCSGRVDPLFIVQALKKGSDGILVAG
- a CDS encoding hydrogenase iron-sulfur subunit, with translation MEGNIQAEKKIIMTQKLLKLSGIGENRLHLAWLSSAEAQRFVDISTAAINSIKEQGKFEPAMYELELGAVEETLKSETIRWMVGKEVKLLTKGDVYGRKWEREKFESVLDSVLDREYKIRLIHQAIAAGFTSVRGISSRIGMEMKEISYLLADMEKSSMVEFKGHEGSIPVFGAL
- a CDS encoding FAD-dependent oxidoreductase, whose translation is MGAVKGNKSGSVMIVGAGITGMQSALDLAESGYYVYLVEKSAAIGGLMSQLDKTFPTNDCAMUVISPKLVEVGRHLNIELLTNTELLGLEGDPGNFKAKIKQNPRYIDLSKCTSCGDCSKVCPVTLPNEYDESLSVRKAIYKQYAQAIPGAYSIQKTDKAPCRLACPAGLNVQGYVQMVGQSKYKEALQIIMEDLPLPGVLGRICPHGCEDACRRCDVDHPVAIRNLKRLAADKFDPRNVEIKMLPKREDKVAIIGSGPAGLSAAYQLARNGVLSTIFEALPKAGGMLRVGIPEHRLPRDVLDNEIEVITNLGVEIKTNTPLGSDLTIDDLFAKGYKSVYIAIGAHKGFDLGVPGEKAKGVRQGVDFLREVNLTGKAQVGKNVAIIGGGNVAIDVARCAVRLGAEKVNIIYRRTRSEMPAWEEEIHAAETEGTEITYLAAPQEILTADGNVIGLRCIRMELGEPDSSGRRRPVPVPGSEYDIEIDQLIPAIGQKPDLSALENVTGLDFSKWGTVETDSVTYATGRAGVFAGGDVQTGPWVAIGAIAAGKEAADSIMRYLDGKDMAEGREAVTNENPVYRPVPKGEPIKSRAVMPELSAEKRAGNFKEVELGYNEEDGAAEAGRCLNCGYCCECNQCVDACLAGAVDHSQKVEEKQIDVGSVILCPGADTYDPSSLDEFYHYKTNPNVLTSLEFERLLSASGPTMGHLLKPSDKKEPQKIAWLQCIGSRDNNKCGNGYCSSVCCMYAIKDAMVSKEHANGDLDCAIFNIDIRTFGKDYEKYYDRAKDEQGVRFINARIHTIDEVGEEKALKLRYADDSGQIQEEIFDMVVLSVGLQVSESTVELAKKLDVDINKNNFAVTKPFEPVMTSRPGVYACGIFQGPKDIPHSVMEASAAACGAGISLTSSRGTLVKDKIFPEEIALADQQPRVGVFVCNCGINIGGVADVPAIVEYAKSLPGVAHVEDNLFSCSNDTQDKIVEVIKKNNLNRIVVAACTPKTHEPLFQETIRNAGLNPYLFEMANIRNQCTWVHSNEKEKATQKAKDLLKMAVSKAALLESIPDILVDVEKSGLVIGGGVAGMTAALCLADQGFSTTLVEKSNVLGGSAQNLTKTWDGQDVRTFLSEKIQKVENHPNINLLLDAEVKDASGFVGNFETNVVANNTQHTIKHGITIIATGGKAAVTDEYLYGEHPSVTTWHDLEHQPEKLKDANSIVFIQCVGSRDENRPYCSMICCTSAISQAVSIKEEDPDKDVFVLYRDIRTYGEKEELYKKAREKGIIFIRYKLDKKPLVKAAGKGLEVTVFDPVLQRSVQIQADLVNLSTAIEPMENDALASVYKLPLNAEKFFMEAHAKLRPVDFATEGLFICGLAHYPKPLDESISQAYAAAGRAVTILSRNTITISPLVSQVDAEKCIGCGLCAEICPFGGIVMEDPEGKGQKAKNIPASCKGCGLCSASCPQKAIDMLHFRDKQIMAAVNAAV